The genomic segment ACTAGCAGATACGAATGGAGTCATTGCCTTCAGTGCGAAATAACACTGAATGGGAGAacccatcacccccaccccccagcacagAAGCTGCCCATGAGGGTGCTCAGCTAGACATGCCTCATGCCCCCAGCCCCGCTCGGTCGCCACGTCAGGCACAGAGCTGGCCCATGGAAAGTTCTGGATGCAGGTCAGCTACTGTCATTACTGGTTGCCATCCGCCTGTTACCAACCCAGGCCCTTGGACTCTTTAATCAGAGGCCAGACGAGACTTCCAGGCAAGGCTTCATGAGGGCTCGCGCTGCAGCACAAGGGAGCAAAAGCAAGAAATGGGTGCCCTTGCCCGCTCCCCAAGAGTAGCTGATTGGGGCTTAAATGGGGTGACCATGGGGATGGATCCGTGGGTCAGGCAGCTTAGCTCGTCTGTCCAGCCCCCTGCGCAGGAATCGTGCATGCACAGCACCTGCTTTTGCTCCCAGTACCTCAAAAATATAGTTTGTGGCTTTTTGCACCCTATTGTCCCAACTACGCCTAGGCGCAGTTATTTTCAGTCACTTAAGACttgtttccttcttccttgtTGCTCAAGGAGACATTTGTCCAGCTGCAAGCACCGCGGGAGAGAATCCCAGGTCCCAGCCGGTCTCATAACCCgcccccccatcccacccctgccaGGACTGCGGGCAGGTGCCACTCCCTTGGCCTCCCTTCCTGTGTGATTCCGAGAACCTTAATGAGTGCCCCCATCTGGCCTCTAGTGTCCCCTCTGCCAACCACTTTTGCCACAAGCTTGGGGAAGGGTCTCAGCCAGAGGGAGTCTGCACTGAGCAAGGAGTAGGCTAGGAATGGAGAACGGAGCAGAAAGACCCTCTGTACTCTGGCCCCGCAGCTGCTGCCCCATCTACAAACGGAACGCCAAGGCCAGTGGCTCTGGCCCATTTGGAAGAGTGAGgcgctgccccagccccagggctcagcacaggGAGGGTGGCAAGCCTCACCCACCAACCAACGGTCTTTTCAGAGCAGGGCTGACTTCTTTGGCTTCGTGAGGCCCCAGACGCCTGCCCACACCAAAATGAAGGTCTTCCTGCCGGTGCTGCTGGCTGCCCTCCTGGGTGTGGAGCGAGGTGAGATGCCCTGGGGCCCCCGGCCTCTGGGTGGGCTGTGCCCTCCTCCTGGACTCCCtgtccctcttctctcccttgcAGTGCCCAGGGGCCCTTCAGTTGGGTGCTTGTGTCACCTGCCCTGTGCCACCTAAAAGGCCCCTCTCCCCTAGAGCAGCGGTCattccaccccacccctgctcccactgGAGTCCCTCCGGGGGGCCAGGGTCTGGTGTCACTGTGCTTCCTGGTCCCCAGCCCGGGCCTGGCGTACCGCGGCTGCTCAGTGAACGCCTGCAAAGGCCGGGCGCCCacgagcctctgggccagggctgggagggctgcGGGAAGACTCCCCTGCGTGAGACGGGCGCCCTCCTCGCGCAGCCCGCTCCCTGGTGTGCTTCTCCTGCACGAATAAGAACAGCAACTGGTACTGCCTGAAGCCCACCGTCTGCTCCGACTCCGACAACTACTGCGTGACCATATCTGCATCCGCTGGCATCGGTGAGCACGGGCAGCCAGGCCCCCCGGCCCCggctctgtcccctctgcccctccactCACAACCTGGTCTTCTTGTGCAGGGAACGTGGTGGACTTTGGCTACACCCTGAACAAGGGCTGCTCCCCGATCTGTCCCGGCCCGAGCGTCAATCTTGGAGTGGCGTCCGTGGGCACCCACTGCTGCCAGAGCTTCCTGTGCAACATCAGTGCAGCCGACGGCGGGCTGCGGGCCAGCACCCACGTGCTGGGCCTCGGGCTCCTGCTCAGCCTGCTGTCCGCCCTGCTGCGGCTTGGCCCCTGATTGCCAGGACCCTGTGCCCAGCCCAGACCCCCGAagctcaggaaggaaggaaagcgcAGCCCTTCCTGGACCACTGGGGATCTTGAAGCCACCTCCTCTGACTTCTCACCCTGCCTGTCACCCCCTCCGCCTGGCTCTGGGTCCCCACAGGCAGGCCTGCCCCTGTACCTACACCTGCCAGCTGCCCACCCTTCCGGGTCAGCCTTCCTGGGGGAACCTGGGAACGGAGCCTGAGGGTTCCAGAGTCAGAACCAAGTCCTGGGGACACACTGGGAGGGGCACCTAAGCCCCAGGCCTGCCCTGTCCAGGCCCTGTTCCACCCCCAGGTACAGAAGATGTGCTGTGTGGATGGGTGTGTGGTCAGTGCACCCTGCCAGGCATGGCAGGGGGCGTGGGAGTAAGCATCAGGGTCCCCAAGCCCCTTTGCCCTGGCATCTGTACACCCCTTATTTCATCACTTCGAGGGCAGCCTTTTAGGGCACAGGGCTTCCACTGATCCCACGTCTAGGCTGCTGACCCAGGAATCTGCTCCTACCCCCAAATCCAGCTGCAGCTCCCACCCCACTGGAACCCCCTGCTGCTTTGGTGCCTCAAATAAACACAGATGTTCCCACCCCTTCTTGCTCTGGGTGTGACTGCCTGTGGCCCACCTGCCTGGGACTGCCCCTCCCAGCAGGATCCTAATGTAGGGAAGGCAGCAGCAGAGACCCagagcctggggggagggggtctggGGTCCTTGTGATAGGGCCCCACATTGAGGCCCACTTGAAGGCAGTGGGGGAAAGTCCACAGCCAGCTGCCCTCGGCCGGGCGGGGTCACTGGGGAAGTTCATCCTCAGAACAGGACTGGACAGGGGAACCAGGAGAgaggtcagcctgcttctgggaGGAAGTCAGGACCCTACAGAGGGAGGGGTGAGGCTGAGCATCAGGCCCAGCCAACATCTTGCGGAAGGATCCAGAAGCACGCCAGAGCAGTCTGGTGGAGACTCCCGGGGTAGTGAAAGTGTCATGGTTCACTGAGTCAGACCAACATTAAAAACCCAAGCAAGAAAAAATTCAATGGGAGGGAGATCCGACTGGGCCTCAGGAATGCTGGTTCTCCATGGAGTTCTGAGTCCTGTAAAAGGAATGTTTCTCACAGTTCAGCTCCACAAGGATTAAGGTGCCGCCCACCTGCAGTGCACCCTGAAGGCAAGTCCAGAGCAGAGAGTTGGATGAAGCACTCTGTGTTGGATGTAGGCCTCTAGAAGTTTAAGAAGCACATCTAAGGAAAATTTCATTGACACTGCCccattcttgcatcttcccataaaCTGGAAGCACTCAAATCATGAGATGTGGTTTTTGTGACTAGCAGTCATCTTTTACCAAGATACATGCTTGACTACCTGCATTTTCCAGCCAAAAACGtcatatatatcctggctcctccgctacctctttggagcagttcttCAGCGTTACGGAGAGGCTGTCTGCTAGGCTGTGGTCTCAGTAAGGTCCCCGGAAAAAGCAAACTCACCGTTCTCATTGTGCAATGTTTGTTTGTTGATTTGGTTTCATATTTGGCTTTTTATCGACAGTTCCCACATAGACTGCATTCACTGTGTTCACTCAAAATAAATCGAAGCGACTTTGCTAGAAGGACTGAGACCAGCCAGGCTGGGCAGAGCTGGAACCAGGTGTGCAGAGGAAGATGTAGCAGGAGACTTGGCCATCGTGGTCAGGAGTTAGCATCTGGCTCTGGGGACGCTGGGAGCCACAGGGCAGGAGGTGGTGGCGGGACGTCTGTGTGGGTGATCTCTTCTGCTGATCCCAACCTTGGAGTCCATCTCTGGGCACCTACTGCTTTCCAGGTGACATTAATCTGTTATTACTCTTCTGACAACTACACTGAGAGGGGGCGTGATTACCTCTAGTTTTGAGAAATGGAAACCAGAGCTTAGAGGGTTGAAGCCACTTGCCTACTGGGTCTGTGACCCTCGGGGCCCAGCGTTTCCTCTGCCCCGGGTAGGAGGGCAAAATCCCTGGAGGGCTGATTCCAAGGCAGCTAGACCTCCTGGGGGTGGCTGGTGGTCCTCTCAGTTCCTGTTGCCcctccctggggtgggaggaggctgggttgggctgggagggggaggggttggAGGAGGAGCCCAGGGCTCTGAGTTTCCATTTCCTAccacagggaggagggcaggtagggagggaggggtcgagaaagaagaggaggaaggggaggaggaggggaaaggaaagcatTTCTAGGGCCCTGCCCTAGGCTCTCCCTCCCCCTGGCATCTGGCCAGGCTGCAGTGGTGCTGTCCAGCCTGGGCACACTTAGGGCAGGAGACCAG from the Camelus bactrianus isolate YW-2024 breed Bactrian camel chromosome 25, ASM4877302v1, whole genome shotgun sequence genome contains:
- the LY6E gene encoding lymphocyte antigen 6E, yielding MKVFLPVLLAALLGVERARSLVCFSCTNKNSNWYCLKPTVCSDSDNYCVTISASAGIGNVVDFGYTLNKGCSPICPGPSVNLGVASVGTHCCQSFLCNISAADGGLRASTHVLGLGLLLSLLSALLRLGP